Proteins from a genomic interval of Panthera uncia isolate 11264 chromosome C1 unlocalized genomic scaffold, Puncia_PCG_1.0 HiC_scaffold_4, whole genome shotgun sequence:
- the NASP gene encoding nuclear autoantigenic sperm protein isoform X5, with translation MAAESTATAAITAELVSADNHEDFQRIEEDAPAPSTSADKVDSLDVDNEAKKLLGLGQKHLVMGDIPAAVNAFQEAASLLGKKYGETANECGEAFFFYGKSLLELARMENGVLGNALEGVHVEEEEGEKTEDESLVENNDNIDETEGSEEEDKENDKAEETPNESILENKSLQESEEEEIGNLELAWDMLDLAKIIFKRQETKEAQLYAAQAHLKLGEVSVESENYVQAVEEFQACLNLQEQYLEAHDRLLAETHYQLGLAYGYNSQYDEAVAQFSKSIEVIEKRMAVLSEQMKEADGSSSEYEKEIEELKELLPEIREKIEDAKESQRSGNVAELALKATLVESSTSGFTPSGGGTSVSMVASRKPTDGASSSNCVTDISHLVRKKRKPEEESPRKDDAKKAKQELEVNGGSGDAVSSGNEVSENMEEEAENQAESRAAVEGTVEAGATVESTAC, from the exons GATTGAAGAAGATGCTCCTGCTCCCTCTACCTCTGCAGATAAAGTGGATAG TTTGGATGTGGATAATGAAGCTAAGAAACTGTTGGGTTTAGGACAGAAACATCTGGTGATGGGGGATATTCCAGCAGCTGTCAATGCATTCCAGGAAGCAGCTAGTCTTTT AGGTAAGAAGTATGGAGAGACCGCTAATGAGTGTGGAGAAGCCTTCTTTTTCTATGGGAAATCACTTCTGGAGTTGGCAAG AATGGAGAATGGTGTGTTGGGAAATGCCCTGGAAGGTGTGCatgtggaagaggaggaaggagaaaaaacagaagaCGAATCTCTGGTAGAAAATAATGATAACATAGATG AAACTGAAGGCTCAGAAGAGGaggataaagaaaatgacaaggcTGAAGAAACACCAAATGAATCCATTCTTGAAAACAAG TCTCTTCAAGAAAGTGAAGAGGAAGAGATTGGGAATCTAGAGCTTGCCTGGGATATGCTGGATTTagcaaagattatttttaaaag gcaagaaacaaaagaagctCAGCTTTATGCTGCACAGGCACATCTTAAACTTGGAGAAGTTAGTGTTGAATCTg agAATTATGTCCAAGCTGTGGAGGAGTTTCAGGCCTGCTTAAACCTTCAAGAACAGTACCTGGAAGCCCATGACCGTCTCCTTGCAGAGACCCACTACCAGCTGGGCTTGGCCTATGGGTACAACTCTCAGTATGATGAGGCAGTGGCACAGTTCAGCAAATCCATTGAAGTAATTGAGAAGAGAATGG CTGTACTAAGTGAGCAGATGAAGGAGGCTGATGGATCATCTTctgaatatgaaaaagaaattgaggagcTGAAGGAACTGCTACCTGAAATTAGAGAGAAGATAGAAGATGCGAAGGAGTCCCAGCGTAGTGGGAATGTAGCTGAATTGGCTCTGAAAGCAACTCTG GTGGAGAGCTCTACTTCAGGTTTCACTCCTAGTGGAGGAGGCACTTCAGTCTCCATG GTTGCCAGTAGAAAGCCAACAGATGGTGCTTCCTCATCTAACTGTGTGACTGATATTTCCCACCTTGTCAGAAAGAAG AGGAAACCAGAGGAAGAGAGTCCCCGAAAAGATGATGCAAAGAAAGCCAAACAAGAGCTGGAGGTGAATGGAGGCAGTGGGGATGCCGTCTCCAGTGGAAATGAAGTTTCAGAAAacatggaggaggag GCTGAGAATCAGGCTGAAAGCCGGGCAGCAGTGGAGGGGACCGTGGAGGCCGGAGCAACAGTTGAAAGCACTGCATGTTAA
- the NASP gene encoding nuclear autoantigenic sperm protein isoform X4 — protein MAAESTATAAITAELVSADNHEDFQRIEEDAPAPSTSADKVDSLDVDNEAKKLLGLGQKHLVMGDIPAAVNAFQEAASLLGKKYGETANECGEAFFFYGKSLLELARMENGVLGNALEGVHVEEEEGEKTEDESLVENNDNIDEEAREELREQVYDAMGEKEEAKKPEDQSLVKPEIDKEQETEMEKGGREDMDISEPAQELQEKVESTPDQLAETTEEAKETAAPEGLNEAKVTSEKRPEEEAPDAEEEKSVCRTDIQEECREKGGQEKQGEVIVSIEEKPKEALEEQSDMTLEKQGTAVEAEAEPIDSTVKPVIVGGDEPKEQVAASENESGKAVLEQLVGQEVPPAEESPEVTVEAAESSAVKAGSEVSEKPGQEITVLPKDGAVNGLSAAGDQTPVEQQTNAEGLTETKDGSGLEEKVRAELVPSQEETKLSTEESEAAGDGVETKVAQGATEKCPEDKVKIAANEETQEREEQMKEGEETEGSEEEDKENDKAEETPNESILENKSLQESEEEEIGNLELAWDMLDLAKIIFKRQETKEAQLYAAQAHLKLGEVSVESENYVQAVEEFQACLNLQEQYLEAHDRLLAETHYQLGLAYGYNSQYDEAVAQFSKSIEVIEKRMAVLSEQMKEADGSSSEYEKEIEELKELLPEIREKIEDAKESQRSGNVAELALKATLVESSTSGFTPSGGGTSVSMVASRKPTDGASSSNCVTDISHLVRKKAENQAESRAAVEGTVEAGATVESTAC, from the exons GATTGAAGAAGATGCTCCTGCTCCCTCTACCTCTGCAGATAAAGTGGATAG TTTGGATGTGGATAATGAAGCTAAGAAACTGTTGGGTTTAGGACAGAAACATCTGGTGATGGGGGATATTCCAGCAGCTGTCAATGCATTCCAGGAAGCAGCTAGTCTTTT AGGTAAGAAGTATGGAGAGACCGCTAATGAGTGTGGAGAAGCCTTCTTTTTCTATGGGAAATCACTTCTGGAGTTGGCAAG AATGGAGAATGGTGTGTTGGGAAATGCCCTGGAAGGTGTGCatgtggaagaggaggaaggagaaaaaacagaagaCGAATCTCTGGTAGAAAATAATGATAACATAGATG AGGAAGCAAGGGAAGAGTTGAGAGAACAGGTTTATGACGccatgggagaaaaagaagaagcaaaaaaacCAGAAGACCAGTCTCTGGTAAAGCCTGAAATTGATAAAGAGCAGGAGACTGAAATGGAGAAGGGTGGAAGAGAAGATATGGATATAAGTGAGCCTGCACAGGAACTACAGGAAAAAGTTGAATCCACTCCAGATCAGTTAGCTGAAACCACTgaggaagcaaaagaaacagcAGCACCAGAAGGACTGAATGAAGCCAAGGTCACTTCTGAGAAGAGACCAGAGGAGGAAGCACCAGATGCTgaggaagaaaaatcagtttgTAGAACTGACATCCAagaagaatgcagagaaaaaggaggtCAAGAAAAGCAGGGAGAAGTAATTGTGAGCATAGAGGAGAAGCCAAAAGAAGCTTTAGAAGAGCAGTCTGATATGACTCTTGAAAAGCAGGGTACTGCAGTGGAGGCAGAAGCAGAGCCTATAGATTCAACAGTCAAGCCAGTGATTGTGGGTGGGGATGAGCCAAAGGAGCAGGTAGCTGCCTCTGAAAATGAGTCAGGAAAGGCTGTTCTTGAGCAGCTGGTAGGGCAAGAAGTGCCTCCTGCTGAAGAGTCACCAGAGGTGACAGTAGAGGCTGCAGAGTCCTCAGCTGTAAAAGCTGGGTCAGAAGTCTCTGAGAAGCCTGGGCAGGAGATCACAGTTCTCCCTAAGGATGGTGCAGTCAATGGACTGTCAGCTGCAGGAGATCAGACTCCTGTTGAACAACAGACTAATGCAGAAGGACTGACAGAAACAAAAGATGGCTCAGGACTAGAGGAGAAGGTCAGGGCAGAGTTGGTTCCTAGCCAGGAGGAGACTAAGCTGTCTACAGAAGAGTCTGAGGCAGCTGGAGATGGGGTTGAGACCAAGGTAGCCCAGGGGGCTACTGAGAAATGCCCTGAAGACAAAGTTAAGATAGCTGCTAATGAAGAAAcacaagagagagaagaacagatgAAAGAGGGTGAAG AAACTGAAGGCTCAGAAGAGGaggataaagaaaatgacaaggcTGAAGAAACACCAAATGAATCCATTCTTGAAAACAAG TCTCTTCAAGAAAGTGAAGAGGAAGAGATTGGGAATCTAGAGCTTGCCTGGGATATGCTGGATTTagcaaagattatttttaaaag gcaagaaacaaaagaagctCAGCTTTATGCTGCACAGGCACATCTTAAACTTGGAGAAGTTAGTGTTGAATCTg agAATTATGTCCAAGCTGTGGAGGAGTTTCAGGCCTGCTTAAACCTTCAAGAACAGTACCTGGAAGCCCATGACCGTCTCCTTGCAGAGACCCACTACCAGCTGGGCTTGGCCTATGGGTACAACTCTCAGTATGATGAGGCAGTGGCACAGTTCAGCAAATCCATTGAAGTAATTGAGAAGAGAATGG CTGTACTAAGTGAGCAGATGAAGGAGGCTGATGGATCATCTTctgaatatgaaaaagaaattgaggagcTGAAGGAACTGCTACCTGAAATTAGAGAGAAGATAGAAGATGCGAAGGAGTCCCAGCGTAGTGGGAATGTAGCTGAATTGGCTCTGAAAGCAACTCTG GTGGAGAGCTCTACTTCAGGTTTCACTCCTAGTGGAGGAGGCACTTCAGTCTCCATG GTTGCCAGTAGAAAGCCAACAGATGGTGCTTCCTCATCTAACTGTGTGACTGATATTTCCCACCTTGTCAGAAAGAAG GCTGAGAATCAGGCTGAAAGCCGGGCAGCAGTGGAGGGGACCGTGGAGGCCGGAGCAACAGTTGAAAGCACTGCATGTTAA
- the NASP gene encoding nuclear autoantigenic sperm protein isoform X2, with product MAAESTATAAITAELVSADKIEEDAPAPSTSADKVDSLDVDNEAKKLLGLGQKHLVMGDIPAAVNAFQEAASLLGKKYGETANECGEAFFFYGKSLLELARMENGVLGNALEGVHVEEEEGEKTEDESLVENNDNIDEEAREELREQVYDAMGEKEEAKKPEDQSLVKPEIDKEQETEMEKGGREDMDISEPAQELQEKVESTPDQLAETTEEAKETAAPEGLNEAKVTSEKRPEEEAPDAEEEKSVCRTDIQEECREKGGQEKQGEVIVSIEEKPKEALEEQSDMTLEKQGTAVEAEAEPIDSTVKPVIVGGDEPKEQVAASENESGKAVLEQLVGQEVPPAEESPEVTVEAAESSAVKAGSEVSEKPGQEITVLPKDGAVNGLSAAGDQTPVEQQTNAEGLTETKDGSGLEEKVRAELVPSQEETKLSTEESEAAGDGVETKVAQGATEKCPEDKVKIAANEETQEREEQMKEGEETEGSEEEDKENDKAEETPNESILENKSLQESEEEEIGNLELAWDMLDLAKIIFKRQETKEAQLYAAQAHLKLGEVSVESENYVQAVEEFQACLNLQEQYLEAHDRLLAETHYQLGLAYGYNSQYDEAVAQFSKSIEVIEKRMAVLSEQMKEADGSSSEYEKEIEELKELLPEIREKIEDAKESQRSGNVAELALKATLVESSTSGFTPSGGGTSVSMVASRKPTDGASSSNCVTDISHLVRKKRKPEEESPRKDDAKKAKQELEVNGGSGDAVSSGNEVSENMEEEAENQAESRAAVEGTVEAGATVESTAC from the exons GATTGAAGAAGATGCTCCTGCTCCCTCTACCTCTGCAGATAAAGTGGATAG TTTGGATGTGGATAATGAAGCTAAGAAACTGTTGGGTTTAGGACAGAAACATCTGGTGATGGGGGATATTCCAGCAGCTGTCAATGCATTCCAGGAAGCAGCTAGTCTTTT AGGTAAGAAGTATGGAGAGACCGCTAATGAGTGTGGAGAAGCCTTCTTTTTCTATGGGAAATCACTTCTGGAGTTGGCAAG AATGGAGAATGGTGTGTTGGGAAATGCCCTGGAAGGTGTGCatgtggaagaggaggaaggagaaaaaacagaagaCGAATCTCTGGTAGAAAATAATGATAACATAGATG AGGAAGCAAGGGAAGAGTTGAGAGAACAGGTTTATGACGccatgggagaaaaagaagaagcaaaaaaacCAGAAGACCAGTCTCTGGTAAAGCCTGAAATTGATAAAGAGCAGGAGACTGAAATGGAGAAGGGTGGAAGAGAAGATATGGATATAAGTGAGCCTGCACAGGAACTACAGGAAAAAGTTGAATCCACTCCAGATCAGTTAGCTGAAACCACTgaggaagcaaaagaaacagcAGCACCAGAAGGACTGAATGAAGCCAAGGTCACTTCTGAGAAGAGACCAGAGGAGGAAGCACCAGATGCTgaggaagaaaaatcagtttgTAGAACTGACATCCAagaagaatgcagagaaaaaggaggtCAAGAAAAGCAGGGAGAAGTAATTGTGAGCATAGAGGAGAAGCCAAAAGAAGCTTTAGAAGAGCAGTCTGATATGACTCTTGAAAAGCAGGGTACTGCAGTGGAGGCAGAAGCAGAGCCTATAGATTCAACAGTCAAGCCAGTGATTGTGGGTGGGGATGAGCCAAAGGAGCAGGTAGCTGCCTCTGAAAATGAGTCAGGAAAGGCTGTTCTTGAGCAGCTGGTAGGGCAAGAAGTGCCTCCTGCTGAAGAGTCACCAGAGGTGACAGTAGAGGCTGCAGAGTCCTCAGCTGTAAAAGCTGGGTCAGAAGTCTCTGAGAAGCCTGGGCAGGAGATCACAGTTCTCCCTAAGGATGGTGCAGTCAATGGACTGTCAGCTGCAGGAGATCAGACTCCTGTTGAACAACAGACTAATGCAGAAGGACTGACAGAAACAAAAGATGGCTCAGGACTAGAGGAGAAGGTCAGGGCAGAGTTGGTTCCTAGCCAGGAGGAGACTAAGCTGTCTACAGAAGAGTCTGAGGCAGCTGGAGATGGGGTTGAGACCAAGGTAGCCCAGGGGGCTACTGAGAAATGCCCTGAAGACAAAGTTAAGATAGCTGCTAATGAAGAAAcacaagagagagaagaacagatgAAAGAGGGTGAAG AAACTGAAGGCTCAGAAGAGGaggataaagaaaatgacaaggcTGAAGAAACACCAAATGAATCCATTCTTGAAAACAAG TCTCTTCAAGAAAGTGAAGAGGAAGAGATTGGGAATCTAGAGCTTGCCTGGGATATGCTGGATTTagcaaagattatttttaaaag gcaagaaacaaaagaagctCAGCTTTATGCTGCACAGGCACATCTTAAACTTGGAGAAGTTAGTGTTGAATCTg agAATTATGTCCAAGCTGTGGAGGAGTTTCAGGCCTGCTTAAACCTTCAAGAACAGTACCTGGAAGCCCATGACCGTCTCCTTGCAGAGACCCACTACCAGCTGGGCTTGGCCTATGGGTACAACTCTCAGTATGATGAGGCAGTGGCACAGTTCAGCAAATCCATTGAAGTAATTGAGAAGAGAATGG CTGTACTAAGTGAGCAGATGAAGGAGGCTGATGGATCATCTTctgaatatgaaaaagaaattgaggagcTGAAGGAACTGCTACCTGAAATTAGAGAGAAGATAGAAGATGCGAAGGAGTCCCAGCGTAGTGGGAATGTAGCTGAATTGGCTCTGAAAGCAACTCTG GTGGAGAGCTCTACTTCAGGTTTCACTCCTAGTGGAGGAGGCACTTCAGTCTCCATG GTTGCCAGTAGAAAGCCAACAGATGGTGCTTCCTCATCTAACTGTGTGACTGATATTTCCCACCTTGTCAGAAAGAAG AGGAAACCAGAGGAAGAGAGTCCCCGAAAAGATGATGCAAAGAAAGCCAAACAAGAGCTGGAGGTGAATGGAGGCAGTGGGGATGCCGTCTCCAGTGGAAATGAAGTTTCAGAAAacatggaggaggag GCTGAGAATCAGGCTGAAAGCCGGGCAGCAGTGGAGGGGACCGTGGAGGCCGGAGCAACAGTTGAAAGCACTGCATGTTAA
- the NASP gene encoding nuclear autoantigenic sperm protein isoform X3, translating to MAAESTATAAITAELVSADNHEDFQRIEEDAPAPSTSADKVDSLDVDNEAKKLLGLGQKHLVMGDIPAAVNAFQEAASLLGKKYGETANECGEAFFFYGKSLLELARMENGVLGNALEGVHVEEEEGEKTEDESLVENNDNIDEEAREELREQVYDAMGEKEEAKKPEDQSLVKPEIDKEQETEMEKGGREDMDISEPAQELQEKVESTPDQLAETTEEAKETAAPEGLNEAKVTSEKRPEEEAPDAEEEKSVCRTDIQEECREKGGQEKQGEVIVSIEEKPKEALEEQSDMTLEKQGTAVEAEAEPIDSTVKPVIVGGDEPKEQVAASENESGKAVLEQLVGQEVPPAEESPEVTVEAAESSAVKAGSEVSEKPGQEITVLPKDGAVNGLSAAGDQTPVEQQTNAEGLTETKDGSGLEEKVRAELVPSQEETKLSTEESEAAGDGVETKVAQGATEKCPEDKVKIAANEETQEREEQMKEGEETEGSEEEDKENDKAEETPNESILENKSLQESEEEEIGNLELAWDMLDLAKIIFKRQETKEAQLYAAQAHLKLGEVSVESENYVQAVEEFQACLNLQEQYLEAHDRLLAETHYQLGLAYGYNSQYDEAVAQFSKSIEVIEKRMAVLSEQMKEADGSSSEYEKEIEELKELLPEIREKIEDAKESQRSGNVAELALKATLVASRKPTDGASSSNCVTDISHLVRKKRKPEEESPRKDDAKKAKQELEVNGGSGDAVSSGNEVSENMEEEAENQAESRAAVEGTVEAGATVESTAC from the exons GATTGAAGAAGATGCTCCTGCTCCCTCTACCTCTGCAGATAAAGTGGATAG TTTGGATGTGGATAATGAAGCTAAGAAACTGTTGGGTTTAGGACAGAAACATCTGGTGATGGGGGATATTCCAGCAGCTGTCAATGCATTCCAGGAAGCAGCTAGTCTTTT AGGTAAGAAGTATGGAGAGACCGCTAATGAGTGTGGAGAAGCCTTCTTTTTCTATGGGAAATCACTTCTGGAGTTGGCAAG AATGGAGAATGGTGTGTTGGGAAATGCCCTGGAAGGTGTGCatgtggaagaggaggaaggagaaaaaacagaagaCGAATCTCTGGTAGAAAATAATGATAACATAGATG AGGAAGCAAGGGAAGAGTTGAGAGAACAGGTTTATGACGccatgggagaaaaagaagaagcaaaaaaacCAGAAGACCAGTCTCTGGTAAAGCCTGAAATTGATAAAGAGCAGGAGACTGAAATGGAGAAGGGTGGAAGAGAAGATATGGATATAAGTGAGCCTGCACAGGAACTACAGGAAAAAGTTGAATCCACTCCAGATCAGTTAGCTGAAACCACTgaggaagcaaaagaaacagcAGCACCAGAAGGACTGAATGAAGCCAAGGTCACTTCTGAGAAGAGACCAGAGGAGGAAGCACCAGATGCTgaggaagaaaaatcagtttgTAGAACTGACATCCAagaagaatgcagagaaaaaggaggtCAAGAAAAGCAGGGAGAAGTAATTGTGAGCATAGAGGAGAAGCCAAAAGAAGCTTTAGAAGAGCAGTCTGATATGACTCTTGAAAAGCAGGGTACTGCAGTGGAGGCAGAAGCAGAGCCTATAGATTCAACAGTCAAGCCAGTGATTGTGGGTGGGGATGAGCCAAAGGAGCAGGTAGCTGCCTCTGAAAATGAGTCAGGAAAGGCTGTTCTTGAGCAGCTGGTAGGGCAAGAAGTGCCTCCTGCTGAAGAGTCACCAGAGGTGACAGTAGAGGCTGCAGAGTCCTCAGCTGTAAAAGCTGGGTCAGAAGTCTCTGAGAAGCCTGGGCAGGAGATCACAGTTCTCCCTAAGGATGGTGCAGTCAATGGACTGTCAGCTGCAGGAGATCAGACTCCTGTTGAACAACAGACTAATGCAGAAGGACTGACAGAAACAAAAGATGGCTCAGGACTAGAGGAGAAGGTCAGGGCAGAGTTGGTTCCTAGCCAGGAGGAGACTAAGCTGTCTACAGAAGAGTCTGAGGCAGCTGGAGATGGGGTTGAGACCAAGGTAGCCCAGGGGGCTACTGAGAAATGCCCTGAAGACAAAGTTAAGATAGCTGCTAATGAAGAAAcacaagagagagaagaacagatgAAAGAGGGTGAAG AAACTGAAGGCTCAGAAGAGGaggataaagaaaatgacaaggcTGAAGAAACACCAAATGAATCCATTCTTGAAAACAAG TCTCTTCAAGAAAGTGAAGAGGAAGAGATTGGGAATCTAGAGCTTGCCTGGGATATGCTGGATTTagcaaagattatttttaaaag gcaagaaacaaaagaagctCAGCTTTATGCTGCACAGGCACATCTTAAACTTGGAGAAGTTAGTGTTGAATCTg agAATTATGTCCAAGCTGTGGAGGAGTTTCAGGCCTGCTTAAACCTTCAAGAACAGTACCTGGAAGCCCATGACCGTCTCCTTGCAGAGACCCACTACCAGCTGGGCTTGGCCTATGGGTACAACTCTCAGTATGATGAGGCAGTGGCACAGTTCAGCAAATCCATTGAAGTAATTGAGAAGAGAATGG CTGTACTAAGTGAGCAGATGAAGGAGGCTGATGGATCATCTTctgaatatgaaaaagaaattgaggagcTGAAGGAACTGCTACCTGAAATTAGAGAGAAGATAGAAGATGCGAAGGAGTCCCAGCGTAGTGGGAATGTAGCTGAATTGGCTCTGAAAGCAACTCTG GTTGCCAGTAGAAAGCCAACAGATGGTGCTTCCTCATCTAACTGTGTGACTGATATTTCCCACCTTGTCAGAAAGAAG AGGAAACCAGAGGAAGAGAGTCCCCGAAAAGATGATGCAAAGAAAGCCAAACAAGAGCTGGAGGTGAATGGAGGCAGTGGGGATGCCGTCTCCAGTGGAAATGAAGTTTCAGAAAacatggaggaggag GCTGAGAATCAGGCTGAAAGCCGGGCAGCAGTGGAGGGGACCGTGGAGGCCGGAGCAACAGTTGAAAGCACTGCATGTTAA
- the NASP gene encoding nuclear autoantigenic sperm protein isoform X1, whose translation MAAESTATAAITAELVSADNHEDFQRIEEDAPAPSTSADKVDSLDVDNEAKKLLGLGQKHLVMGDIPAAVNAFQEAASLLGKKYGETANECGEAFFFYGKSLLELARMENGVLGNALEGVHVEEEEGEKTEDESLVENNDNIDEEAREELREQVYDAMGEKEEAKKPEDQSLVKPEIDKEQETEMEKGGREDMDISEPAQELQEKVESTPDQLAETTEEAKETAAPEGLNEAKVTSEKRPEEEAPDAEEEKSVCRTDIQEECREKGGQEKQGEVIVSIEEKPKEALEEQSDMTLEKQGTAVEAEAEPIDSTVKPVIVGGDEPKEQVAASENESGKAVLEQLVGQEVPPAEESPEVTVEAAESSAVKAGSEVSEKPGQEITVLPKDGAVNGLSAAGDQTPVEQQTNAEGLTETKDGSGLEEKVRAELVPSQEETKLSTEESEAAGDGVETKVAQGATEKCPEDKVKIAANEETQEREEQMKEGEETEGSEEEDKENDKAEETPNESILENKSLQESEEEEIGNLELAWDMLDLAKIIFKRQETKEAQLYAAQAHLKLGEVSVESENYVQAVEEFQACLNLQEQYLEAHDRLLAETHYQLGLAYGYNSQYDEAVAQFSKSIEVIEKRMAVLSEQMKEADGSSSEYEKEIEELKELLPEIREKIEDAKESQRSGNVAELALKATLVESSTSGFTPSGGGTSVSMVASRKPTDGASSSNCVTDISHLVRKKRKPEEESPRKDDAKKAKQELEVNGGSGDAVSSGNEVSENMEEEAENQAESRAAVEGTVEAGATVESTAC comes from the exons GATTGAAGAAGATGCTCCTGCTCCCTCTACCTCTGCAGATAAAGTGGATAG TTTGGATGTGGATAATGAAGCTAAGAAACTGTTGGGTTTAGGACAGAAACATCTGGTGATGGGGGATATTCCAGCAGCTGTCAATGCATTCCAGGAAGCAGCTAGTCTTTT AGGTAAGAAGTATGGAGAGACCGCTAATGAGTGTGGAGAAGCCTTCTTTTTCTATGGGAAATCACTTCTGGAGTTGGCAAG AATGGAGAATGGTGTGTTGGGAAATGCCCTGGAAGGTGTGCatgtggaagaggaggaaggagaaaaaacagaagaCGAATCTCTGGTAGAAAATAATGATAACATAGATG AGGAAGCAAGGGAAGAGTTGAGAGAACAGGTTTATGACGccatgggagaaaaagaagaagcaaaaaaacCAGAAGACCAGTCTCTGGTAAAGCCTGAAATTGATAAAGAGCAGGAGACTGAAATGGAGAAGGGTGGAAGAGAAGATATGGATATAAGTGAGCCTGCACAGGAACTACAGGAAAAAGTTGAATCCACTCCAGATCAGTTAGCTGAAACCACTgaggaagcaaaagaaacagcAGCACCAGAAGGACTGAATGAAGCCAAGGTCACTTCTGAGAAGAGACCAGAGGAGGAAGCACCAGATGCTgaggaagaaaaatcagtttgTAGAACTGACATCCAagaagaatgcagagaaaaaggaggtCAAGAAAAGCAGGGAGAAGTAATTGTGAGCATAGAGGAGAAGCCAAAAGAAGCTTTAGAAGAGCAGTCTGATATGACTCTTGAAAAGCAGGGTACTGCAGTGGAGGCAGAAGCAGAGCCTATAGATTCAACAGTCAAGCCAGTGATTGTGGGTGGGGATGAGCCAAAGGAGCAGGTAGCTGCCTCTGAAAATGAGTCAGGAAAGGCTGTTCTTGAGCAGCTGGTAGGGCAAGAAGTGCCTCCTGCTGAAGAGTCACCAGAGGTGACAGTAGAGGCTGCAGAGTCCTCAGCTGTAAAAGCTGGGTCAGAAGTCTCTGAGAAGCCTGGGCAGGAGATCACAGTTCTCCCTAAGGATGGTGCAGTCAATGGACTGTCAGCTGCAGGAGATCAGACTCCTGTTGAACAACAGACTAATGCAGAAGGACTGACAGAAACAAAAGATGGCTCAGGACTAGAGGAGAAGGTCAGGGCAGAGTTGGTTCCTAGCCAGGAGGAGACTAAGCTGTCTACAGAAGAGTCTGAGGCAGCTGGAGATGGGGTTGAGACCAAGGTAGCCCAGGGGGCTACTGAGAAATGCCCTGAAGACAAAGTTAAGATAGCTGCTAATGAAGAAAcacaagagagagaagaacagatgAAAGAGGGTGAAG AAACTGAAGGCTCAGAAGAGGaggataaagaaaatgacaaggcTGAAGAAACACCAAATGAATCCATTCTTGAAAACAAG TCTCTTCAAGAAAGTGAAGAGGAAGAGATTGGGAATCTAGAGCTTGCCTGGGATATGCTGGATTTagcaaagattatttttaaaag gcaagaaacaaaagaagctCAGCTTTATGCTGCACAGGCACATCTTAAACTTGGAGAAGTTAGTGTTGAATCTg agAATTATGTCCAAGCTGTGGAGGAGTTTCAGGCCTGCTTAAACCTTCAAGAACAGTACCTGGAAGCCCATGACCGTCTCCTTGCAGAGACCCACTACCAGCTGGGCTTGGCCTATGGGTACAACTCTCAGTATGATGAGGCAGTGGCACAGTTCAGCAAATCCATTGAAGTAATTGAGAAGAGAATGG CTGTACTAAGTGAGCAGATGAAGGAGGCTGATGGATCATCTTctgaatatgaaaaagaaattgaggagcTGAAGGAACTGCTACCTGAAATTAGAGAGAAGATAGAAGATGCGAAGGAGTCCCAGCGTAGTGGGAATGTAGCTGAATTGGCTCTGAAAGCAACTCTG GTGGAGAGCTCTACTTCAGGTTTCACTCCTAGTGGAGGAGGCACTTCAGTCTCCATG GTTGCCAGTAGAAAGCCAACAGATGGTGCTTCCTCATCTAACTGTGTGACTGATATTTCCCACCTTGTCAGAAAGAAG AGGAAACCAGAGGAAGAGAGTCCCCGAAAAGATGATGCAAAGAAAGCCAAACAAGAGCTGGAGGTGAATGGAGGCAGTGGGGATGCCGTCTCCAGTGGAAATGAAGTTTCAGAAAacatggaggaggag GCTGAGAATCAGGCTGAAAGCCGGGCAGCAGTGGAGGGGACCGTGGAGGCCGGAGCAACAGTTGAAAGCACTGCATGTTAA